A genomic stretch from Plasmodium brasilianum strain Bolivian I chromosome 9, whole genome shotgun sequence includes:
- a CDS encoding DNA-directed RNA polymerase, whose amino-acid sequence MRINITTIFSINRFTKFYTNRFFTFFLRREGKQGECPFSDIIVSVSTNINVTRKEKENESIIYKNANIINVNKDDKYTRKGCIEDSKVNRFTNPQLTDNCSKGKNNRIKKCKKEKKNIDSPHGKVNIRFLNKSEQRKKPIEQEEIKEQSRSYTESTNIDKEVVNELHNLIRSIKKLDVEKKKNIIKYIDTLDKKYVQNVDKKILIFFENLDLYMSANGLLMCDIGGAEIINHIEKVDIEGGERQLNSPLSVDATDDKGYENGILRPSTDLRMGINTDVSTGISMNVGSSAGNNINNLFDMNFIREQKKLIYGDNIYPIVLNKREKEDKVTINDQGKTRKLLNKMDSCEKMRNREDTDHCDIINVRRQMLIERSSYKKAIEEAEDFVSNLHNLKKITEIQGLCKIYLNWVSELEKKIIYYKEKKKIRNKKIRKKNFLPEHMEEKLLAIITVKWAIQYTFNPLKKKYSNNVTTQSKNFEQSYAYQSLFTHVAIKIGEEVNNEMNFQLLDKNNLLSNYIKKNKSNVSFSHFQKYRILNEIRRKIRNAKGEAVNSGTLKSSTGEAMLSNERIAPEVSSIDDCNHLISNNIDLIQWNSARKAAVGGFLLKMLVDNAKVDVDLNTAKEEYKNEYKYYLFLHKTAKSNGDMLYSECKYKKELNYQRFYEEESNSLKFIILDRSKTGADGTRAANNADNCSNMVEEKGKKKKKNMTCSGEGSKSGREGGEVKGEVNAEVKGEVSSEVNEDVKEDVKEDVKEDVKENVKEHINAHINEHINEHINEHINEHINEHVDEIDVRGAGKGVKREKEENKFCQKQKEKLKRKEIILYRSRRDKNKIELSVFVHSYIWKNNGWYGVIHMRGCCANYLLNNAINSHVPLNYLPMICKPKRWINNEEGGMLLLKNNFIRCNIKPLFNLDVCDLSRIKNIVSEIGNVRWKINKEILYFIEEAYMNGKTIGKIPLNKNYSLPDSIGMITLSNDNNRNNSNNDYNSNSSNNYDGNCYSSNGYNSNSKEELRKYYLIKEEINRLNKRLISERPTFLQKLAVAKTLENNKIIYFPHNIDFRGRMYPLSPHLHHMSDDICRSLISFYDEKEIGERGLFWLKIHLANNFGKDKLNFDKRIEWVNKNLHNIKKLSENPFENMEFWNTADKPWQALAVSLELTKALQCSDATKFKSSIPVQQDGTCNGLQHYAALGKDKNGGKAVNIIPSDEPQDIYSVVLDIVISKIRRDLGTGDANSMGSIRSVSKSSCVSSLSSSRGCRDWGNGLSRGDLANYCFTYDLLKRKVVKQTIMTICYGVTSIGAKNQVKGKIQNMIGKDLDKNTINKLSQYISNYIFESISEIFKRAMIIKKWFNNLSKVTNELNIPITWISPIGLPCEQPYRLGNRILVNTPLQSVSVISYQNSLLHKNKQRLGFPPNFVHSLDASHLMMTAEKMLIQNNFSFAAVHDSYWAHACNVDIMNTFIRDSFVTLYNEPILENIYKNFRMRLGKYATKIPPPPEQGELDISLVRQSSYFFS is encoded by the coding sequence ATGAGAATTAACATTACGACAATCTTTTCGATTAACAGATTTACTAAATTTTATACGAACAGattttttacattcttcTTAAGAAGGGAAGGTAAACAAGGGGAATGTCCCTTCTCCGACATTATAGTAAGTGTATCTACAAATATCAATGTGAcaaggaaagaaaaagaaaatgaaagcataatatataaaaatgcaaaCATCATTAATGTTAATAAGGATGATAAGTACACAAGAAAAGGATGCATAGAAGACAGCAAAGTTAACAGGTTCACAAACCCTCAACTCACTGATAACTGCAGCAAAGGAAAGAAtaacagaataaaaaaatgcaaaaaagaaaagaagaatattGATTCTCCCCATGGAAAAGTAAATATTcgttttttgaataaatcTGAGCAAAGGAAAAAACCAATAGAACAGGaggaaataaaagaacaGAGTCGATCCTATACGGAGAGCACAAACATAGATAAAGAAGTTGTAAACGAATTACACAATTTAATAAGATCTATTAAAAAACTAgatgtagaaaaaaaaaaaaatattataaaatacattgaCACGTTAGATAAgaaatatgtacaaaatgttgataaaaaaatactcatcttttttgaaaatttagaTCTATATATGTCCGCCAATGGTTTGTTAATGTGTGATATTGGGGGTGCAGAAATAATTAACCATATAGAAAAGGTAGACATAGAAGGGGGGGAAAGGCAGCTCAACTCCCCTTTAAGCGTAGATGCTACCGATGATAAGGGGTACGAAAATGGTATATTACGCCCTAGCACAGACCTTAGAATGGGCATTAATACGGACGTTAGCACTGGCATTAGCATGAACGTTGGTAGTAGCGCTGgaaataacattaataatCTCTTTGATATGAACTTTATAAGAGAACAGAAAAAGCTTATCTATGGCGATAATATATACCCCATCGTTCTGAATAAACGGGAAAAAGAGGACAAGGTTACCATTAATGATCAGGGGAAGAcgagaaaattattaaacaaaatggATTCATGTGAAAAAATGCGCAATAGAGAGGATACGGACCATTGTGATATTATTAATGTAAGAAGACAAATGTTGATCGAACGATCGTCTTACAAAAAAGCGATTGAAGAAGCGGAGGACTTTGTTTCGAACCTACacaacttaaaaaaaattacagaaATTCAAGGATtatgcaaaatatatttaaattggGTTAGTGAgctggaaaaaaaaataatttattataaagaaaaaaaaaaaataagaaataagaaaataagaaaaaaaaattttcttcctGAACATATGGAAGAAAAATTACTAGCTATTATAACAGTAAAATGGGCTATTCAATACACTTTTAatcctttaaaaaaaaaatattcaaataatgTAACTACTCAATCAAAGAATTTTGAACAATCTTATGCGTACCAGTCCCTTTTCACACATGTTGCCATAAAAATTGGGGAGGAAGTAAACAATGAAATGAATTTTCAACTACTGGACAAAAACAACCTCCTCTCTAATTATATCAAGAAAAACAAATCGAACGTATCCTTTTCTCATTTCCAGAAGTATAGGATTCTGAATGAGATAAGACGAAAGATAAGGAATGCAAAGGGAGAAGCGGTGAATAGCGGTACGTTGAAGAGTAGCACGGGTGAAGCAATGTTAAGTAACGAGCGTATAGCACCTGAGGTATCCTCCATTGACGATTGTAACCACCTTATAAGTAACAATATCGATTTAATTCAATGGAATTCTGCAAGGAAGGCAGCAGTGGGTGGCTTTTTACTAAAAATGCTAGTTGATAATGCAAAGGTGGATGTGGATTTAAATACAGCCAAAGAAGAGTATAAGAATGAgtacaaatattatttatttttacacaaGACAGCAAAAAGTAATGGAGATATGCTGTATTCTGaatgcaaatataaaaaggaattaaaCTATCAAAGGTTTTATGAAGAAGAATCGAACTcgttaaaatttattatccTTGATAGAAGTAAGACTGGAGCTGATGGCACAAGAGCGGCTAATAACGCTGACAACTGCAGTAACATGGTAGAggaaaaaggcaaaaaaaaaaaaaaaaatatgacatGTTCAGGAGAGGGGAGTAAAAGCGGAAGGGAAGGGGGAGAAGTGAAAGGGGAAGTGAACGCAGAAGTGAAGGGGGAAGTGAGCTCAGAAGTGAATGAAGACGTAAAAGAAGACGTAAAAGAAGACGTAAAAGAAGACGTAAAAGAAAACGTAAAAGAACACATAAACGCACACATAAACGAACACATAAACGAACACATAAACGAACACATAAACGAACACATAAACGAACATGTAGACGAAATCGATGTGAGGGGAGCAGGAAAGGGTGTGAAAAGGGAgaaggaagaaaataaattttgccAAAAGCAAAAGGAGAAGCTAAAGAGGAAGGAGATAATATTGTACAGGTCGAGGAGggataagaataaaatagagTTATCCGTGTTtgtacattcatatatatggaaGAACAACGGATGGTATGGCGTAATACACATGAGAGGGTGTTGTGCTAATTATTTACTAAACAATGCAATTAATTCTCATGTGCCTTTAAATTATTTGCCTATGATATGTAAGCCTAAAAGGTGGATAAACAATGAGGAAGGGGGTATGCTGTtattaaagaataattttattagatGTAATATCAAgccattatttaatttagaTGTTTGTGATTTaagtagaataaaaaatatcgtATCAGAGATAGGAAATGTGAgatggaaaataaataaagaaattttatattttattgaagAAGCATATATGAATGGGAAAACAATTGGTAAGATACcactaaataaaaattattctctTCCAGACAGTATTGGCATGATTACACTgagtaatgataataatagaaaCAACAGTAATAACGattataatagtaacagtagTAACAATTATGATGGTAACTGTTACAGTAGTAATGgttataatagtaatagtaaggAGGAACTAAGAAAATACTActtaataaaagaagaaataaacaGATTAAATAAACGTTTAATTAGTGAAAGGCCAACATTTCTACAAAAACTAGCTGTAGCCAAAactttagaaaataataaaataatatattttcctcaTAATATTGATTTTAGGGGTAGAATGTATCCTCTCTCTCCTCATTTACATCATATGAGTGATGATATATGTAGAAgcttaatttcattttatgatgaaaaagaaataggaGAAAGAGGTTTATTCTggttaaaaatacatttagcTAACAATTTTGGAAAAGATAAACtaaattttgataaaagAATAGAATGGGTTAATAAAAATctacataatattaaaaaattaagtgaaAATCCTTTTGAAAATATGGAATTTTGGAATACAGCAGATAAACCATGGCAAGCTTTAGCTGTATCTTTAGAATTAACAAAAGCCTTGCAGTGTTCGGATGctacaaaatttaaaagtagTATACCAGTACAACAGGACGGTACATGTAATGGTCTACAACATTACGCTGCCTTGGGAAAGGATAAAAATGGAGGAAAAGCGGTAAACATCATTCCATCCGACGAACCGCAAGATATTTATTCGGTCGTGCTGGACATAGTGATAAGTAAGATTAGGAGAGATCTAGGCACGGGGGATGCGAACAGTATGGGAAGCATACGCAGTGTGAGCAAATCTAGCTGCGTAAGCAGTTTAAGCAGTTCTAGGGGTTGTAGAGACTGGGGTAATGGCTTGAGCAGGGGAGATCTGGCTAATTACTGCTTTACATATGATTTACTGAAAAGAAAAGTAGTTAAGCAAACCATTATGACGATCTGCTATGGGGTAACATCCATAGGAGCAAAGAATCAAGTAAAGGggaaaattcaaaatatgaTTGGAAAAGACTTAGACAAAAATACGATTAACAAACTGTCACAATATATTTccaattatatatttgaatcaattagtgaaatatttaaaagagcaatgataataaaaaaatggtttaataatttatctaAAGTTACTAATGAACTAAATATACCTATTACTTGGATTTCCCCCATAGGTTTACCATGTGAACAACCCTACAGATTAGGAAATAGAATTTTAGTTAATACACCACTACAGTCAGTTAGTGTTATATCTTATCAAAATAGTTTATTACACAAAAATAAGCAAAGGTTAGGATTCCCACCAAATTTTGTACATTCCTTAGATGCATCTCATTTAATGATGACAGCAGAAAAAATGCTAAtccaaaataattttagtttCGCAGCTGTACATGACTCCTATTGGGCACATGCATGTAATGTTGACATTATGAACACATTCATTAGAGATTCTTTTGTAACCTTATATAATGAACCTATCTTagaaaacatttataaaaattttaggaTGAGATTAGGTAAATATGCTACCAAAATACCTCCACCCCCCGAGCAAGGGGAATTAGACATATCGCTTGTTCGGCAGAGTAGTTACTTTTTTAGCTGA